A window of Juglans regia cultivar Chandler chromosome 7, Walnut 2.0, whole genome shotgun sequence contains these coding sequences:
- the LOC109013920 gene encoding PX domain-containing protein EREX-like isoform X4: protein MLKIKSRTLLEERRCFLEDWMENLLSDIDVSRSALVATFLELEAAARSSFYNENQQTPDVNSSTSGVVPLSLFHSNSDVSALAGSSFIVSDHGNDTPYEISEVGTPTHENSSRADLGLESSISEQDLIDPVDGTVKYGMFNRKFIQQSLQRFSRHRRQMGNEGNNIGKDEVYENKSNAKTLRMDGTEFFSELGDCKLDGHVRRLSTESVGSDLSSARASEILNIGAANLFGDYHDPPEGPEAPRNMDSFVNQDSQLPRHVLVALPSDERHKLNRVLVTMQRRLATAKADLEDLIARLNQEVAVRQFLTTKVKDLEGELETTRQNCKDNMEQAVLTERERFTQMQWDMEELRGKCLEMELKLKSEQDERIRAESTKIAIIQENKMLLQELYVGREQLENLKKHNEEFEVKSKADVKLLVKEVKSLRSSQLELKQELSRLMKEKLEVERSLQREKQRTDNANTANAKLLHECGILRERLQECSVNFLVEEEDKLIVDTSSPSDAIDLLTTSDNRIGLLLAEAQLLAQDVENAVAAVDETSRANGSNIRTKDDELRKMLTDVFVDNARLRIQVNSVLRCALANATTEKDDEEEEEVPLRKTVLSKFLER, encoded by the exons atgttgaaaataaaaagccGAACTCTGTTGGAAGAG AGAAGGTGTTTCTTGGAGGATTGGATGGAGAACCTATTGTCAGACATTGATGTATCAAGGAGTGCTCTGGTGGCGACCTTTCTTGAGCTAGAAGCCGCTGCGAGGTCTT CATTCTATAATGAGAACCAGCAAACACCAGATGTTAATTCTTCAACCAGTGGTGTGGTTCCATTATCTCTGTTCCATTCCAACTCAGATGTTTCTGCGCTTGCTGGTAGTTCATTCATTGTATCAGACCATGGTAATGATACACCTTATGAAATATCTGAGGTTGGAACACCAACGCATGAAAATTCTAGTCGTGCGGATCTTGGCCTGGAGAGTTCCATATCTGAACAAGACTTAATTGATCCAGTCGATGGGACTGTCAAGTATGGCATGTTTAACAGAAAGTTTATTCAGCAGAGCCTCCAAAGATTTTCAAGGCATAGAAGGCAGATGGGAAATGAGGGCAATAATATAGGCAAGGATGAAGTATATGAGAATAAGTCTAATGCCAAAACTCTCCGCATGGATGGAACGGAGTTTTTTTCCGAACTAGGGGATTGCAAGCTGGATGGTCATGTTCGTAGACTCTCAACAGAGAGTGTTGGAAGTGACTTGAGTTCTGCAAGAGCCAGTGAAATATTGAATATAGGGGCAGCCAATTTGTTTGGTGATTACCATGACCCTCCTGAAGGTCCTGAAGCTCCGAGAAACATGGATTCTTTTGTAAATCAAGATTCACAGCTTCCAAGGCACGTACTGGTTGCTCTTCCATCTGATGAACGCCATAAACTGAACAGGGTACTTGTAACCATGCAGCGGAGACTAGCCACAGCAAAAGCTGACCTGGAGGACCTTATAGCAAGATTGAATCAAGAAGTTGCTGTTAGACAATTCCTCACGACAAAG GTCAAAGATTTGGAAGGGGAACTTGAAACTACTAGACAGAATTGTAAAGATAACATGGAGCAGGCTGTTTTGACTGAAAGGGAAAGATTTACACAAATGCAGTGGGATATGGAGGAGCTTCGTGGGAAGTGCTTGGAGATGGAACTAAAATTGAAGTCTGAACAG GATGAAAGAATTCGTGCAGAGTCAACAAAAATAGCAATCATTCAGGAGAACAAAATGCTGCTGCAGGAGTTATATGTTGGTAGAGAACAGCTTGAAAACTTGAAGAAACATAATGAAGAATTTGAGGTGAAATCAAAGGCAGATGTAAAGCTGCTCGTTAAAGAGGTCAAATCCCTTCGAAGTTCTCAGTTAGAATTGAAGCAGGAGCTCAGCCGATTAATGAAAGAAAAACTAGAAGTAGAG AGGAGTCTTCAAAGGGAAAAGCAAAGAACAGACAACGCAAATACTGCCAATGCAAAGTTGCTGCATGAGTGTGGAATTCTTCGTGAAAGGCTTCAGGAGTGTAGTGTTAATTTTCTGGTCGAAGAGGAAGATAAATTAATTGTGGACACTTCATCACCATCTGATGCAATAGATCTGTTGACAACATCTGACAATAGAATTGGTCTCCTGCTTGCAGAG GCACAGCTCCTTGCACAGGATGTAGAAAATGCAGTTGCAGCAGTGGATGAGACTAGTCGTGCAAATGGCAGTAATATAAGGACAAAAGATGATGAGTTGAGGAAGATGTTGACTGATGTATTTGTGGACAATGCAAGATTAAGGATACAGGTCAACTCAGTTCTCCGTTGTGCTTTAGCAAATGCTACAACTGAGAAagatgatgaggaagaagaggaagttcCTTTGAGGAAAACTGTTCTAAGCAAGTTCTTAGAACGATGA
- the LOC109013920 gene encoding PX domain-containing protein EREX-like isoform X1, translating to MDMYTHGLSPLDYDLDFSDPIFQPFSHRRSYSSSNTTTNRYDDEDDHLDTNKDDSGNRVMPNRSPPKHRHDGKSPLPLGMDWSPPPRKWDGRDTIWPLDFHTGWSYCISIPSWIFLSKSRGSDPVVFYRIQVGIQSPEGITTIRGILRRFNDFLKLFSEVKKAFPSKYLPPAPPKKMLKIKSRTLLEERRCFLEDWMENLLSDIDVSRSALVATFLELEAAARSSFYNENQQTPDVNSSTSGVVPLSLFHSNSDVSALAGSSFIVSDHGNDTPYEISEVGTPTHENSSRADLGLESSISEQDLIDPVDGTVKYGMFNRKFIQQSLQRFSRHRRQMGNEGNNIGKDEVYENKSNAKTLRMDGTEFFSELGDCKLDGHVRRLSTESVGSDLSSARASEILNIGAANLFGDYHDPPEGPEAPRNMDSFVNQDSQLPRHVLVALPSDERHKLNRVLVTMQRRLATAKADLEDLIARLNQEVAVRQFLTTKVKDLEGELETTRQNCKDNMEQAVLTERERFTQMQWDMEELRGKCLEMELKLKSEQDERIRAESTKIAIIQENKMLLQELYVGREQLENLKKHNEEFEVKSKADVKLLVKEVKSLRSSQLELKQELSRLMKEKLEVERSLQREKQRTDNANTANAKLLHECGILRERLQECSVNFLVEEEDKLIVDTSSPSDAIDLLTTSDNRIGLLLAEAQLLAQDVENAVAAVDETSRANGSNIRTKDDELRKMLTDVFVDNARLRIQVNSVLRCALANATTEKDDEEEEEVPLRKTVLSKFLER from the exons ATGGATATGTACACGCACGGCCTCTCCCCTTTGGACTATGACCTCGATTTCTCCGATCCTATCTTTCAACCCTTCTCTCATCGCCGGTCTTATTCCTCTTCCAATACCACGACTAACCGTTACGACGACGAAGACGATCATCTGGACACCAACAAGGACGATTCGGGTAACCGCGTAATGCCCAATCGCAGCCCTCCCAAGCACCGCCACGACGGCAAGTCGCCGCTTCCTTTGGGCATGGATTGGAGCCCCCCTCCTCGCAAATGG GATGGCCGCGACACTATCTGGCCACTTGATTTCCATACTGGTTGGAGTTACTGCATCTCAATTCCTTCTTGGATTTTCCTCTCCAAATCAAGAGGTTCAGATCCTGTGGTG TTTTACAGGATTCAAGTTGGTATACAATCACCAGAAGGGATCACCACTATTCGAGGGATATTAAGAAGATTTAACgattttttaaagcttttttcTGAA GTCAAAAAGGCATTTCCTTCAAAATATCTGCCTCCAGCTCCTCCAAAGAAgatgttgaaaataaaaagccGAACTCTGTTGGAAGAG AGAAGGTGTTTCTTGGAGGATTGGATGGAGAACCTATTGTCAGACATTGATGTATCAAGGAGTGCTCTGGTGGCGACCTTTCTTGAGCTAGAAGCCGCTGCGAGGTCTT CATTCTATAATGAGAACCAGCAAACACCAGATGTTAATTCTTCAACCAGTGGTGTGGTTCCATTATCTCTGTTCCATTCCAACTCAGATGTTTCTGCGCTTGCTGGTAGTTCATTCATTGTATCAGACCATGGTAATGATACACCTTATGAAATATCTGAGGTTGGAACACCAACGCATGAAAATTCTAGTCGTGCGGATCTTGGCCTGGAGAGTTCCATATCTGAACAAGACTTAATTGATCCAGTCGATGGGACTGTCAAGTATGGCATGTTTAACAGAAAGTTTATTCAGCAGAGCCTCCAAAGATTTTCAAGGCATAGAAGGCAGATGGGAAATGAGGGCAATAATATAGGCAAGGATGAAGTATATGAGAATAAGTCTAATGCCAAAACTCTCCGCATGGATGGAACGGAGTTTTTTTCCGAACTAGGGGATTGCAAGCTGGATGGTCATGTTCGTAGACTCTCAACAGAGAGTGTTGGAAGTGACTTGAGTTCTGCAAGAGCCAGTGAAATATTGAATATAGGGGCAGCCAATTTGTTTGGTGATTACCATGACCCTCCTGAAGGTCCTGAAGCTCCGAGAAACATGGATTCTTTTGTAAATCAAGATTCACAGCTTCCAAGGCACGTACTGGTTGCTCTTCCATCTGATGAACGCCATAAACTGAACAGGGTACTTGTAACCATGCAGCGGAGACTAGCCACAGCAAAAGCTGACCTGGAGGACCTTATAGCAAGATTGAATCAAGAAGTTGCTGTTAGACAATTCCTCACGACAAAG GTCAAAGATTTGGAAGGGGAACTTGAAACTACTAGACAGAATTGTAAAGATAACATGGAGCAGGCTGTTTTGACTGAAAGGGAAAGATTTACACAAATGCAGTGGGATATGGAGGAGCTTCGTGGGAAGTGCTTGGAGATGGAACTAAAATTGAAGTCTGAACAG GATGAAAGAATTCGTGCAGAGTCAACAAAAATAGCAATCATTCAGGAGAACAAAATGCTGCTGCAGGAGTTATATGTTGGTAGAGAACAGCTTGAAAACTTGAAGAAACATAATGAAGAATTTGAGGTGAAATCAAAGGCAGATGTAAAGCTGCTCGTTAAAGAGGTCAAATCCCTTCGAAGTTCTCAGTTAGAATTGAAGCAGGAGCTCAGCCGATTAATGAAAGAAAAACTAGAAGTAGAG AGGAGTCTTCAAAGGGAAAAGCAAAGAACAGACAACGCAAATACTGCCAATGCAAAGTTGCTGCATGAGTGTGGAATTCTTCGTGAAAGGCTTCAGGAGTGTAGTGTTAATTTTCTGGTCGAAGAGGAAGATAAATTAATTGTGGACACTTCATCACCATCTGATGCAATAGATCTGTTGACAACATCTGACAATAGAATTGGTCTCCTGCTTGCAGAG GCACAGCTCCTTGCACAGGATGTAGAAAATGCAGTTGCAGCAGTGGATGAGACTAGTCGTGCAAATGGCAGTAATATAAGGACAAAAGATGATGAGTTGAGGAAGATGTTGACTGATGTATTTGTGGACAATGCAAGATTAAGGATACAGGTCAACTCAGTTCTCCGTTGTGCTTTAGCAAATGCTACAACTGAGAAagatgatgaggaagaagaggaagttcCTTTGAGGAAAACTGTTCTAAGCAAGTTCTTAGAACGATGA
- the LOC109013920 gene encoding PX domain-containing protein EREX-like isoform X2 — MAATLSGHLISILVGVTASQFLLGFSSPNQEVQILWWIQVGIQSPEGITTIRGILRRFNDFLKLFSEVKKAFPSKYLPPAPPKKMLKIKSRTLLEERRCFLEDWMENLLSDIDVSRSALVATFLELEAAARSSFYNENQQTPDVNSSTSGVVPLSLFHSNSDVSALAGSSFIVSDHGNDTPYEISEVGTPTHENSSRADLGLESSISEQDLIDPVDGTVKYGMFNRKFIQQSLQRFSRHRRQMGNEGNNIGKDEVYENKSNAKTLRMDGTEFFSELGDCKLDGHVRRLSTESVGSDLSSARASEILNIGAANLFGDYHDPPEGPEAPRNMDSFVNQDSQLPRHVLVALPSDERHKLNRVLVTMQRRLATAKADLEDLIARLNQEVAVRQFLTTKVKDLEGELETTRQNCKDNMEQAVLTERERFTQMQWDMEELRGKCLEMELKLKSEQDERIRAESTKIAIIQENKMLLQELYVGREQLENLKKHNEEFEVKSKADVKLLVKEVKSLRSSQLELKQELSRLMKEKLEVERSLQREKQRTDNANTANAKLLHECGILRERLQECSVNFLVEEEDKLIVDTSSPSDAIDLLTTSDNRIGLLLAEAQLLAQDVENAVAAVDETSRANGSNIRTKDDELRKMLTDVFVDNARLRIQVNSVLRCALANATTEKDDEEEEEVPLRKTVLSKFLER; from the exons ATGGCCGCGACACTATCTGGCCACTTGATTTCCATACTGGTTGGAGTTACTGCATCTCAATTCCTTCTTGGATTTTCCTCTCCAAATCAAGAGGTTCAGATCCTGTGGTG GATTCAAGTTGGTATACAATCACCAGAAGGGATCACCACTATTCGAGGGATATTAAGAAGATTTAACgattttttaaagcttttttcTGAA GTCAAAAAGGCATTTCCTTCAAAATATCTGCCTCCAGCTCCTCCAAAGAAgatgttgaaaataaaaagccGAACTCTGTTGGAAGAG AGAAGGTGTTTCTTGGAGGATTGGATGGAGAACCTATTGTCAGACATTGATGTATCAAGGAGTGCTCTGGTGGCGACCTTTCTTGAGCTAGAAGCCGCTGCGAGGTCTT CATTCTATAATGAGAACCAGCAAACACCAGATGTTAATTCTTCAACCAGTGGTGTGGTTCCATTATCTCTGTTCCATTCCAACTCAGATGTTTCTGCGCTTGCTGGTAGTTCATTCATTGTATCAGACCATGGTAATGATACACCTTATGAAATATCTGAGGTTGGAACACCAACGCATGAAAATTCTAGTCGTGCGGATCTTGGCCTGGAGAGTTCCATATCTGAACAAGACTTAATTGATCCAGTCGATGGGACTGTCAAGTATGGCATGTTTAACAGAAAGTTTATTCAGCAGAGCCTCCAAAGATTTTCAAGGCATAGAAGGCAGATGGGAAATGAGGGCAATAATATAGGCAAGGATGAAGTATATGAGAATAAGTCTAATGCCAAAACTCTCCGCATGGATGGAACGGAGTTTTTTTCCGAACTAGGGGATTGCAAGCTGGATGGTCATGTTCGTAGACTCTCAACAGAGAGTGTTGGAAGTGACTTGAGTTCTGCAAGAGCCAGTGAAATATTGAATATAGGGGCAGCCAATTTGTTTGGTGATTACCATGACCCTCCTGAAGGTCCTGAAGCTCCGAGAAACATGGATTCTTTTGTAAATCAAGATTCACAGCTTCCAAGGCACGTACTGGTTGCTCTTCCATCTGATGAACGCCATAAACTGAACAGGGTACTTGTAACCATGCAGCGGAGACTAGCCACAGCAAAAGCTGACCTGGAGGACCTTATAGCAAGATTGAATCAAGAAGTTGCTGTTAGACAATTCCTCACGACAAAG GTCAAAGATTTGGAAGGGGAACTTGAAACTACTAGACAGAATTGTAAAGATAACATGGAGCAGGCTGTTTTGACTGAAAGGGAAAGATTTACACAAATGCAGTGGGATATGGAGGAGCTTCGTGGGAAGTGCTTGGAGATGGAACTAAAATTGAAGTCTGAACAG GATGAAAGAATTCGTGCAGAGTCAACAAAAATAGCAATCATTCAGGAGAACAAAATGCTGCTGCAGGAGTTATATGTTGGTAGAGAACAGCTTGAAAACTTGAAGAAACATAATGAAGAATTTGAGGTGAAATCAAAGGCAGATGTAAAGCTGCTCGTTAAAGAGGTCAAATCCCTTCGAAGTTCTCAGTTAGAATTGAAGCAGGAGCTCAGCCGATTAATGAAAGAAAAACTAGAAGTAGAG AGGAGTCTTCAAAGGGAAAAGCAAAGAACAGACAACGCAAATACTGCCAATGCAAAGTTGCTGCATGAGTGTGGAATTCTTCGTGAAAGGCTTCAGGAGTGTAGTGTTAATTTTCTGGTCGAAGAGGAAGATAAATTAATTGTGGACACTTCATCACCATCTGATGCAATAGATCTGTTGACAACATCTGACAATAGAATTGGTCTCCTGCTTGCAGAG GCACAGCTCCTTGCACAGGATGTAGAAAATGCAGTTGCAGCAGTGGATGAGACTAGTCGTGCAAATGGCAGTAATATAAGGACAAAAGATGATGAGTTGAGGAAGATGTTGACTGATGTATTTGTGGACAATGCAAGATTAAGGATACAGGTCAACTCAGTTCTCCGTTGTGCTTTAGCAAATGCTACAACTGAGAAagatgatgaggaagaagaggaagttcCTTTGAGGAAAACTGTTCTAAGCAAGTTCTTAGAACGATGA
- the LOC109013920 gene encoding PX domain-containing protein EREX-like isoform X3 codes for MAATLSGHLISILVGVTASQFLLGFSSPNQEFYRIQVGIQSPEGITTIRGILRRFNDFLKLFSEVKKAFPSKYLPPAPPKKMLKIKSRTLLEERRCFLEDWMENLLSDIDVSRSALVATFLELEAAARSSFYNENQQTPDVNSSTSGVVPLSLFHSNSDVSALAGSSFIVSDHGNDTPYEISEVGTPTHENSSRADLGLESSISEQDLIDPVDGTVKYGMFNRKFIQQSLQRFSRHRRQMGNEGNNIGKDEVYENKSNAKTLRMDGTEFFSELGDCKLDGHVRRLSTESVGSDLSSARASEILNIGAANLFGDYHDPPEGPEAPRNMDSFVNQDSQLPRHVLVALPSDERHKLNRVLVTMQRRLATAKADLEDLIARLNQEVAVRQFLTTKVKDLEGELETTRQNCKDNMEQAVLTERERFTQMQWDMEELRGKCLEMELKLKSEQDERIRAESTKIAIIQENKMLLQELYVGREQLENLKKHNEEFEVKSKADVKLLVKEVKSLRSSQLELKQELSRLMKEKLEVERSLQREKQRTDNANTANAKLLHECGILRERLQECSVNFLVEEEDKLIVDTSSPSDAIDLLTTSDNRIGLLLAEAQLLAQDVENAVAAVDETSRANGSNIRTKDDELRKMLTDVFVDNARLRIQVNSVLRCALANATTEKDDEEEEEVPLRKTVLSKFLER; via the exons ATGGCCGCGACACTATCTGGCCACTTGATTTCCATACTGGTTGGAGTTACTGCATCTCAATTCCTTCTTGGATTTTCCTCTCCAAATCAAGAG TTTTACAGGATTCAAGTTGGTATACAATCACCAGAAGGGATCACCACTATTCGAGGGATATTAAGAAGATTTAACgattttttaaagcttttttcTGAA GTCAAAAAGGCATTTCCTTCAAAATATCTGCCTCCAGCTCCTCCAAAGAAgatgttgaaaataaaaagccGAACTCTGTTGGAAGAG AGAAGGTGTTTCTTGGAGGATTGGATGGAGAACCTATTGTCAGACATTGATGTATCAAGGAGTGCTCTGGTGGCGACCTTTCTTGAGCTAGAAGCCGCTGCGAGGTCTT CATTCTATAATGAGAACCAGCAAACACCAGATGTTAATTCTTCAACCAGTGGTGTGGTTCCATTATCTCTGTTCCATTCCAACTCAGATGTTTCTGCGCTTGCTGGTAGTTCATTCATTGTATCAGACCATGGTAATGATACACCTTATGAAATATCTGAGGTTGGAACACCAACGCATGAAAATTCTAGTCGTGCGGATCTTGGCCTGGAGAGTTCCATATCTGAACAAGACTTAATTGATCCAGTCGATGGGACTGTCAAGTATGGCATGTTTAACAGAAAGTTTATTCAGCAGAGCCTCCAAAGATTTTCAAGGCATAGAAGGCAGATGGGAAATGAGGGCAATAATATAGGCAAGGATGAAGTATATGAGAATAAGTCTAATGCCAAAACTCTCCGCATGGATGGAACGGAGTTTTTTTCCGAACTAGGGGATTGCAAGCTGGATGGTCATGTTCGTAGACTCTCAACAGAGAGTGTTGGAAGTGACTTGAGTTCTGCAAGAGCCAGTGAAATATTGAATATAGGGGCAGCCAATTTGTTTGGTGATTACCATGACCCTCCTGAAGGTCCTGAAGCTCCGAGAAACATGGATTCTTTTGTAAATCAAGATTCACAGCTTCCAAGGCACGTACTGGTTGCTCTTCCATCTGATGAACGCCATAAACTGAACAGGGTACTTGTAACCATGCAGCGGAGACTAGCCACAGCAAAAGCTGACCTGGAGGACCTTATAGCAAGATTGAATCAAGAAGTTGCTGTTAGACAATTCCTCACGACAAAG GTCAAAGATTTGGAAGGGGAACTTGAAACTACTAGACAGAATTGTAAAGATAACATGGAGCAGGCTGTTTTGACTGAAAGGGAAAGATTTACACAAATGCAGTGGGATATGGAGGAGCTTCGTGGGAAGTGCTTGGAGATGGAACTAAAATTGAAGTCTGAACAG GATGAAAGAATTCGTGCAGAGTCAACAAAAATAGCAATCATTCAGGAGAACAAAATGCTGCTGCAGGAGTTATATGTTGGTAGAGAACAGCTTGAAAACTTGAAGAAACATAATGAAGAATTTGAGGTGAAATCAAAGGCAGATGTAAAGCTGCTCGTTAAAGAGGTCAAATCCCTTCGAAGTTCTCAGTTAGAATTGAAGCAGGAGCTCAGCCGATTAATGAAAGAAAAACTAGAAGTAGAG AGGAGTCTTCAAAGGGAAAAGCAAAGAACAGACAACGCAAATACTGCCAATGCAAAGTTGCTGCATGAGTGTGGAATTCTTCGTGAAAGGCTTCAGGAGTGTAGTGTTAATTTTCTGGTCGAAGAGGAAGATAAATTAATTGTGGACACTTCATCACCATCTGATGCAATAGATCTGTTGACAACATCTGACAATAGAATTGGTCTCCTGCTTGCAGAG GCACAGCTCCTTGCACAGGATGTAGAAAATGCAGTTGCAGCAGTGGATGAGACTAGTCGTGCAAATGGCAGTAATATAAGGACAAAAGATGATGAGTTGAGGAAGATGTTGACTGATGTATTTGTGGACAATGCAAGATTAAGGATACAGGTCAACTCAGTTCTCCGTTGTGCTTTAGCAAATGCTACAACTGAGAAagatgatgaggaagaagaggaagttcCTTTGAGGAAAACTGTTCTAAGCAAGTTCTTAGAACGATGA